In one window of Bacteroidota bacterium DNA:
- a CDS encoding T9SS type A sorting domain-containing protein gives MKNMGLILLIVLLAVPALSISQTSWKGTTSIDWSRASNWTNGVPTPTVDAIIGDASFTGANQPKLTASGSFCKSLTIGAGVKVSVLTISKGLTVSGNITIGANGTINHSGKNVLLTGNWINSGAYNGNASATIIFGGSVQTISGPTAFRAVTVNSGCTLKLNANISVAHQLDVNGILDPGESPTFTISGSGNFLGNASGTMLVKASTFAGNYAMSGGGSNFKNTSTVDYAATTVNQTVSNPATYGNLRISGALTKTLNTSLTVIGGDLTVASGTFDLSTFTANSSGGGAFLVVANGATLKIGGTNTFPSFYSTYSIGAASTVIYSGGNQAVALQTYGNLALSGSGGAAVKTFPAGSMTIAGNLTSTAGSGPSLSFTAGGAITVNGDISIGASTTFNGGSFSHRLGGNWTNNGTFTGATSTFTLSGVAKTIGGAGVTNFNNLTVTGSGISCAPATNLTVTGNFLTSGAGTFSQAGGGTLTMSGASKSISGAGITLNDFTASGSIGSAASFTVGGNLTASGSFIATGGTITMSGSSKTIGGAGTLTFFGLNVTGSVTTARSFSMKSDLSLAGTFSASAGTLTFSGTSTVSGTPALFNVVLNGTKLQLGTGCTLGVSGSLTLTAGVFDATSTTPNTVDYNASGAQAIASTTYNNLNLSTGGVKTAGGALSVNGNLTINAGATFNGGTLTHSISGNWINHGLFAANTSTVQLVGTRDASITGTTTFNALTINKSSSANLVVLNNSVTVGTMGMTSGTMHTGANSVTITSTRTGNGIIIGTITRTQAFSDGLSYAFEGPNNTVTFASGSGGVTSVTITVLQVAVADFIYASSINREYDVTVASGGGYQAALRLHYEDDELNGNIESLMQEWTFNGSAWVISGKTANDTVNNWVEQGGLSSIDGRWSLSDNQNVVAWNGSVSSAWEDSANWTTVQGTPTLPPSAFTIVLFGYAPFVNQPSLSSATSVKNIVFQSAQQTALTIAGGGSLASNGNITGQWSSPAAHSIDVGSQTLTAGGIINLSDGSNGNSINLNIGSGSVTVAGLLTQSGDATISWNGSGSLSLAGDFNYSGGTFSAGSGTMIYTGVRPQNVGGGISYNNLVIDKTAGTAVLSTPAVVAGNLTLSTAGTFSVGGSLSVAGDLTVSAGTTLDATSSTISVGGNWIRTGVFTAGTGTVAFNGGGSQSIGASTFNNLVVNKSGGMALPSDNLPVNGDLTVFAGILDLQGFTANRSVAGGTFTLTGTGTLRIGGSSAFPSNYSVYSIAGSSTVEYYGVSTQSVAAVQYGNLTLSNGGANAKTLAGSTAVSGDLLINSGATFAADSFAASIGGNWTNSGTFIPSTGSVTLGGSSKLLSGQTTFNNLTVTGSYTASGDVTVNGAMQVLGSYQAGATTTTFWGDFGNAGTFAGSGNVTFQGAGAQSIGLNSGFSNSGMVNFNGSVAPSFSDIAAPSLAGVNINNTAGVAPDLGWTVAGTFTVANGAMFTGGAFTHTFGANFTNNGAVSSTGILVYNPSAAATLAFLGTSFSSSGAVEIGGTGDISVNGGAPTFSSLIVSNTSANGVTPLSNWIVSGDLLIGGGATLNGGPALTHTVTGNWTDNGTFNGQTSTVALNSGSGSSLAGDGNTTFNGLTISGIVTAFSPFNVAADFADNGTFDATGVEVTFTGSSASTIGGTTTPVPFDILTVAKSSATAALAANLTGVSGLTVAGGTLDLLTFAVTQNVLGGVLSVNAGATLAVGGSNTLPTFDQYLLDTASTVLYDGTGSQTILSSPVYGNLAMSNTGTRTPDGALTVAGGISISGGTFTGGALTHLVGGNWSMTGGTFANSGTTIQFNGTLGQTIGSTGHFNNMTMNKPSGSCTAGTSFTVDGLLTFTSGNIVTGANKVIISQTGSVSRASGQVVGNLQKYIAAGPTSALFEIGDANVYAPVAVSFASVTSAGNLTAGDAPGDHPGISSSAVDANLDVNRSWSLTNGGIVFSACDATFNYAPSDVDPGADPSLFIAQKLDTSVWSFATVGVRTATSTQVTGVTSFSDFAFGILKHDTIFATSNTHGTITPSGPVRVLYGTDTSFTITPDPGFLRIDLVVDSVSVGPQANYAFTNVKKNHTIQAVFGYPAPHLTSVGPVSSSYRGQTLDFVFAGSNFYSGITSLNLGGGITVNTLIVPSPDTLIANLTIGPSATPGPRNFSVTNSGPGGGTSESVAFTILNHVPGNFSLATPADGDTVRLTTITHPVTFTWHPSADLDAFDTVTYILHLPGTPLGDSVTVRGDTAVSVEGLMSLLTPHSSYSWSVSATDGFDTVASTGTFTFRTSDTVTGVSGGLSGIPAEYALRQNYPNPFNPTTTIRFDLPHRSVVTLLVYNLLGEKVATLIDQRPMEAGYRQAGFDASTFPSGVYLYRLSADDRDGERFVRVGKMMLVR, from the coding sequence TCAATTCAGGCTGCACGCTCAAGCTCAACGCAAATATCAGCGTCGCGCACCAGCTCGACGTGAACGGGATTCTCGACCCGGGAGAGTCGCCGACATTTACGATTTCCGGATCCGGAAACTTCCTCGGGAATGCTTCCGGCACCATGCTTGTCAAGGCATCGACATTTGCAGGAAACTACGCGATGAGCGGCGGCGGCTCGAATTTCAAGAATACGAGCACGGTCGATTATGCGGCAACGACGGTGAATCAAACCGTCAGCAACCCCGCCACCTACGGCAACCTGAGAATCAGCGGCGCGCTGACCAAAACATTGAACACGAGTCTCACGGTCATCGGCGGGGACCTGACCGTGGCGTCGGGCACCTTCGACCTCTCCACGTTCACGGCGAACAGCTCCGGCGGGGGAGCATTCCTTGTTGTCGCAAACGGAGCGACGCTGAAGATCGGCGGGACCAACACGTTTCCCTCGTTCTATTCCACCTACAGCATCGGTGCTGCGAGCACGGTGATCTATTCCGGCGGCAATCAGGCCGTCGCCCTTCAAACCTACGGCAACCTGGCACTCAGCGGAAGCGGTGGCGCTGCGGTAAAAACATTTCCGGCGGGTTCGATGACGATTGCGGGAAACCTGACAAGCACGGCCGGCAGCGGCCCGTCTCTCTCCTTCACCGCAGGGGGAGCGATCACCGTCAACGGCGACATCTCGATCGGAGCTTCGACGACGTTCAACGGGGGATCGTTTTCGCACCGGCTTGGGGGCAATTGGACCAACAACGGCACGTTTACGGGCGCCACCAGCACATTCACTCTCAGTGGCGTGGCAAAGACGATTGGCGGCGCGGGGGTCACGAATTTCAACAACCTGACGGTCACCGGATCCGGTATCTCCTGCGCCCCGGCCACGAATCTGACCGTCACCGGCAATTTCCTGACCAGCGGAGCCGGCACCTTTTCCCAGGCGGGCGGGGGAACACTTACGATGAGCGGAGCTTCGAAATCGATTTCCGGAGCCGGAATCACGTTGAATGATTTCACCGCGTCGGGGTCGATCGGGTCGGCCGCTTCGTTCACCGTGGGGGGCAATCTCACGGCGAGCGGGTCCTTTATAGCGACCGGCGGCACGATCACCATGAGCGGTTCCTCCAAGACCATCGGAGGGGCCGGGACGCTGACGTTCTTCGGCCTGAACGTGACCGGATCCGTCACGACGGCCCGCAGCTTTTCGATGAAATCCGACCTCTCGTTGGCGGGGACCTTCAGCGCCTCCGCCGGGACGCTGACATTTTCGGGGACGTCTACCGTCTCGGGGACGCCGGCCCTCTTCAATGTCGTGTTGAACGGGACGAAACTGCAACTCGGGACGGGTTGCACGCTCGGGGTGTCCGGGAGCCTGACTCTGACCGCCGGAGTGTTCGACGCCACATCGACCACGCCCAATACGGTTGATTACAATGCCTCAGGCGCGCAGGCGATTGCCTCGACCACATACAACAATTTGAACCTCTCAACGGGCGGCGTCAAAACCGCCGGGGGAGCTCTGAGCGTCAACGGAAATCTGACGATCAACGCGGGCGCGACGTTCAACGGCGGAACTCTCACCCACTCGATCTCCGGGAACTGGATCAACCATGGTTTGTTCGCGGCGAATACAAGCACCGTTCAACTGGTCGGAACCCGCGACGCATCGATCACGGGGACGACGACCTTTAACGCGTTGACGATCAATAAAAGCAGCTCCGCGAATCTCGTGGTTCTGAACAACTCCGTCACCGTGGGGACGATGGGAATGACGAGCGGGACCATGCACACCGGCGCCAACAGCGTCACCATCACCTCGACGAGGACGGGGAACGGCATCATTATCGGCACGATCACGCGGACCCAGGCATTCTCGGACGGACTCTCCTATGCGTTCGAAGGGCCGAACAACACCGTCACCTTTGCCTCGGGCTCGGGGGGCGTAACCTCCGTGACCATCACCGTCCTTCAGGTCGCCGTCGCCGATTTCATTTACGCCAGTTCGATAAACCGTGAATATGACGTGACAGTCGCTTCCGGCGGAGGTTATCAGGCGGCCCTCCGGCTTCACTACGAGGATGACGAACTCAACGGTAACATTGAATCCCTGATGCAGGAGTGGACCTTCAACGGGAGCGCCTGGGTCATTTCGGGCAAGACGGCGAATGATACGGTCAACAACTGGGTGGAGCAGGGCGGCCTGTCGTCCATCGACGGTCGATGGTCGCTTTCGGACAATCAGAACGTCGTCGCATGGAACGGGTCTGTGAGCTCGGCATGGGAAGATTCCGCCAACTGGACTACGGTTCAGGGAACGCCGACGCTCCCGCCCTCGGCTTTCACCATCGTGCTGTTCGGGTACGCCCCGTTCGTGAACCAGCCCTCGCTCTCGTCGGCGACCAGCGTGAAGAACATCGTGTTCCAAAGCGCCCAGCAGACGGCTCTTACGATTGCAGGGGGCGGCTCACTGGCATCGAACGGGAATATAACCGGGCAGTGGAGCTCGCCGGCAGCCCACTCGATCGACGTCGGATCCCAGACACTTACCGCCGGAGGGATCATCAATCTGAGCGACGGCTCGAACGGGAACTCGATCAACCTGAACATCGGATCGGGGTCGGTGACCGTCGCGGGCCTTCTCACCCAGTCGGGGGATGCCACCATCTCCTGGAACGGAAGCGGCAGCCTGAGCCTTGCGGGCGATTTCAATTACTCCGGAGGAACGTTTTCAGCAGGGTCGGGGACGATGATCTACACGGGGGTCCGCCCCCAGAATGTCGGGGGAGGAATATCGTACAACAACCTGGTCATCGACAAGACCGCGGGGACAGCGGTTCTCTCGACGCCCGCCGTCGTCGCGGGAAACCTGACGCTTTCGACCGCCGGGACGTTCTCCGTCGGAGGTTCGCTGAGCGTGGCGGGGGACCTGACCGTGAGCGCTGGTACCACCCTGGATGCGACCTCCTCGACGATCAGTGTCGGGGGTAATTGGATCCGGACCGGAGTTTTTACCGCCGGAACCGGGACCGTCGCGTTCAACGGTGGCGGCTCGCAATCCATCGGAGCCAGTACGTTCAACAACCTGGTGGTGAACAAATCGGGCGGGATGGCCCTCCCATCGGACAATCTTCCCGTCAACGGGGATCTCACGGTGTTTGCGGGGATTCTTGACCTGCAGGGCTTTACGGCCAATCGCTCGGTGGCAGGCGGTACGTTCACGCTTACCGGGACGGGGACACTGAGGATCGGAGGCTCTTCGGCGTTCCCTTCCAACTACTCCGTCTACAGCATCGCCGGTTCGAGCACGGTTGAATACTACGGAGTTTCAACCCAATCGGTCGCCGCCGTTCAGTACGGGAATCTCACGCTCTCGAACGGGGGAGCGAATGCCAAGACCCTTGCGGGGTCGACGGCCGTCTCCGGCGATCTGCTGATCAACTCCGGAGCGACGTTCGCCGCGGATTCGTTCGCGGCGTCCATCGGCGGAAACTGGACAAACAGCGGCACGTTTATTCCATCGACAGGTTCAGTTACGCTCGGAGGGTCCTCAAAGCTCTTGTCGGGCCAGACGACGTTCAATAATCTGACGGTGACCGGATCCTACACCGCATCGGGGGACGTGACGGTCAACGGGGCGATGCAGGTCCTTGGTTCCTATCAGGCAGGAGCGACTACCACCACGTTTTGGGGCGACTTTGGCAACGCCGGGACATTCGCCGGAAGCGGCAACGTGACGTTCCAGGGCGCGGGAGCCCAGTCGATCGGACTCAACTCCGGGTTCAGCAACTCCGGCATGGTGAATTTCAACGGCTCCGTGGCGCCGTCGTTCTCCGACATAGCGGCTCCTTCGCTCGCCGGAGTCAACATCAATAATACCGCCGGGGTCGCGCCGGATCTCGGCTGGACCGTCGCGGGCACGTTCACCGTGGCGAACGGGGCAATGTTTACGGGCGGCGCCTTCACGCACACCTTCGGGGCCAACTTTACCAACAACGGAGCCGTAAGCAGTACCGGGATCCTCGTCTACAACCCATCCGCCGCCGCCACTCTCGCATTTCTCGGCACATCCTTCTCCAGCTCGGGCGCCGTGGAGATCGGCGGAACCGGCGACATCTCGGTGAACGGCGGGGCCCCGACGTTTTCCTCGCTCATCGTCTCGAACACAAGCGCGAACGGCGTCACGCCCCTCTCAAATTGGATCGTCTCCGGGGATCTTCTTATCGGCGGGGGGGCGACACTGAACGGGGGCCCGGCGCTTACTCATACCGTGACGGGAAACTGGACTGATAATGGCACCTTCAACGGTCAGACGTCGACCGTCGCGCTGAACAGCGGGTCCGGTTCTTCCCTGGCGGGGGACGGGAACACGACCTTCAACGGACTCACGATCTCCGGGATAGTTACCGCGTTCTCACCCTTCAACGTCGCCGCGGATTTTGCGGACAACGGGACATTCGACGCGACAGGGGTTGAGGTCACCTTCACGGGTTCTTCGGCTTCCACCATCGGAGGAACCACGACGCCTGTGCCATTCGACATCCTGACTGTCGCCAAGAGTTCCGCGACGGCCGCGCTTGCGGCGAACCTGACGGGAGTCAGCGGGTTGACGGTAGCGGGCGGAACGTTGGATCTCCTCACGTTTGCCGTGACGCAAAACGTTCTTGGAGGGGTGCTATCGGTCAACGCGGGAGCGACGCTCGCCGTCGGCGGATCGAATACCCTTCCAACCTTCGACCAGTACCTGCTCGACACCGCAAGCACCGTGCTCTACGACGGAACGGGGTCTCAAACAATTCTTTCTTCTCCGGTGTATGGTAACCTCGCCATGTCGAACACCGGCACGAGAACCCCGGACGGCGCGCTCACCGTCGCCGGCGGCATTTCGATCTCGGGCGGGACATTTACCGGAGGAGCGCTCACGCATCTCGTCGGAGGGAACTGGAGCATGACCGGCGGAACCTTTGCCAACTCCGGCACAACGATTCAGTTCAACGGAACGTTGGGTCAAACGATCGGCTCGACGGGCCACTTCAACAACATGACGATGAACAAACCGTCGGGCTCATGCACTGCCGGGACCAGCTTCACCGTGGACGGTCTTCTCACCTTCACCTCCGGAAATATCGTGACCGGAGCGAACAAGGTCATCATCAGCCAGACCGGAAGCGTGTCGAGAGCGAGCGGCCAGGTGGTGGGCAACCTCCAGAAGTATATCGCCGCAGGGCCCACCTCCGCGCTGTTCGAGATCGGCGATGCGAACGTCTACGCGCCGGTCGCGGTATCGTTCGCGAGCGTCACTTCTGCGGGAAACCTCACTGCGGGAGACGCCCCCGGCGACCATCCGGGCATCTCCTCCTCCGCGGTCGATGCGAATCTGGATGTCAATCGCTCCTGGTCGCTGACGAACGGCGGGATCGTCTTCTCGGCGTGCGATGCGACGTTCAATTATGCTCCGTCCGATGTCGATCCGGGAGCGGATCCCAGTCTCTTCATCGCGCAGAAGCTCGACACGTCGGTGTGGTCATTTGCGACCGTGGGTGTGCGGACGGCAACGAGCACGCAGGTCACCGGCGTGACTTCGTTCAGCGATTTCGCGTTTGGGATTCTGAAACACGACACGATCTTTGCGACCTCCAATACGCACGGGACAATCACGCCGTCGGGGCCGGTCCGCGTCCTTTACGGAACGGACACGAGCTTCACGATCACGCCCGATCCGGGATTCCTGAGGATCGATCTCGTGGTCGATTCGGTCTCGGTGGGGCCGCAGGCGAACTATGCGTTTACCAATGTGAAGAAGAACCACACCATCCAGGCGGTCTTCGGATACCCGGCGCCTCATCTGACCTCTGTCGGGCCGGTCTCCTCCTCGTACAGAGGGCAAACCCTTGATTTCGTGTTCGCCGGTTCAAATTTCTATTCCGGGATCACCTCGCTTAATCTGGGCGGGGGCATCACCGTCAACACGCTCATCGTCCCCTCCCCCGATACGCTCATTGCGAACCTCACGATCGGACCGTCGGCAACTCCGGGACCAAGGAACTTCTCGGTCACGAACAGCGGCCCGGGGGGCGGCACGTCGGAATCCGTCGCGTTCACCATCCTGAACCATGTTCCGGGAAACTTCAGCCTCGCGACCCCGGCAGACGGTGACACGGTCCGCCTGACGACGATCACGCATCCTGTGACCTTTACCTGGCATCCCTCCGCCGACCTCGATGCCTTCGATACCGTGACCTATATCCTGCACCTGCCCGGAACCCCTTTAGGGGATTCTGTAACGGTGAGGGGAGATACGGCCGTTTCTGTGGAGGGGCTCATGAGCCTTCTGACTCCCCACTCCTCCTATTCGTGGAGCGTGAGCGCGACGGACGGGTTCGACACGGTCGCCTCGACGGGAACATTCACGTTCCGGACGTCGGACACGGTGACGGGGGTCTCGGGGGGCTTGTCGGGAATACCGGCGGAGTACGCGTTGCGTCAGAATTATCCGAATCCGTTCAATCCAACGACGACGATTCGATTCGACCTTCCCCACCGGTCGGTTGTGACGCTTTTGGTCTACAATCTGCTCGGCGAAAAAGTGGCCACCCTTATCGATCAGCGGCCGATGGAAGCGGGATACCGGCAGGCGGGTTTTGACGCCTCAACGTTCCCGTCGGGAGTGTATCTCTATCGCCTCTCCGCGGACGACAGGGACGGGGAGAGATTCGTTCGCGTCGGGAAGATGATGCTGGTGAGGTAG
- a CDS encoding diheme cytochrome c-553 yields the protein MQRLTGGLAVLIVLVVAVAVQIHAQTPAVKAQSSLAERGKYLVTICLCNDCHSPKAFTPKGPIIDTSRLLSGHPADAPMPTVSADSVIGVTPDRWGAVGNAHFTAWRGPWGTSFTMNLTPDTATGLGSWTEAMFIKALRTGKHMGKGRDILPPMPWEFVGKMTDRDLKSVFAYLKTLKPVSNAIPDPIPPPGTTKK from the coding sequence ATGCAGAGGCTCACAGGCGGTCTTGCGGTTCTCATAGTGCTCGTTGTAGCGGTCGCCGTACAGATCCACGCTCAAACCCCGGCGGTCAAAGCCCAATCGTCGCTGGCCGAGAGGGGAAAATATCTCGTGACAATTTGCCTCTGCAACGATTGCCACTCCCCGAAAGCATTCACTCCGAAAGGACCGATCATTGACACCTCCAGGCTTTTATCCGGCCATCCCGCCGACGCTCCCATGCCGACCGTATCGGCAGATAGCGTCATCGGAGTGACGCCCGATCGATGGGGAGCCGTCGGTAACGCTCATTTCACCGCATGGAGAGGCCCGTGGGGGACTTCGTTTACGATGAACCTGACTCCCGATACAGCGACGGGGCTTGGAAGCTGGACTGAAGCCATGTTCATAAAGGCTCTGCGCACCGGCAAGCATATGGGGAAGGGGCGCGATATTCTCCCTCCCATGCCGTGGGAATTCGTCGGAAAGATGACCGACCGCGACCTTAAATCGGTGTTTGCCTATTTGAAGACGCTCAAACCGGTGTCGAACGCCATACCTGATCCGATCCCGCCGCCCGGAACCACGAAGAAGTAA
- a CDS encoding carboxypeptidase regulatory-like domain-containing protein, whose translation MRNDTRAALLRSFLKSAALFLILVFGPGAGVRLICQAAYTPVLVHDGGTITGKVRLEGSSTKSDQMMCTQDNRSCGKSKHSPRLCIGKDRGLADAIIYLHGISKGKKFQDDQPCLIDQHNCEYHPHTLIVPVGSSLRIVNNDPILHNVHSYEAAKEPKTVFNIAQPIKGVKSSTRPLTKPGIINLTCDAGHPWMSGTIMVAEHPYYAITDKDGNFSLADVPPGSYTLRMWHEGITIVNKELEHEKVKKYEFEQPYEESRQVTVEPQSTVTANFELKLR comes from the coding sequence ATGCGAAATGATACGCGGGCGGCGCTCCTCAGATCTTTCCTGAAGTCTGCCGCCCTCTTCCTGATTCTGGTCTTCGGACCGGGAGCAGGTGTCCGGCTGATCTGCCAGGCAGCCTACACCCCTGTCCTGGTGCATGATGGGGGGACGATCACCGGAAAGGTGAGGCTCGAAGGGAGCTCGACAAAATCCGATCAGATGATGTGTACACAGGATAACAGGTCGTGCGGGAAGTCGAAGCATTCACCGCGGCTCTGCATCGGGAAGGATCGAGGTCTTGCGGATGCGATTATCTACCTGCATGGTATTTCCAAAGGCAAGAAATTTCAGGATGATCAACCATGCTTGATCGACCAGCATAATTGCGAATATCATCCTCACACCCTGATTGTCCCGGTCGGCAGCTCTCTCCGGATAGTCAATAACGACCCGATTCTTCACAACGTTCACTCGTACGAAGCAGCGAAGGAGCCGAAGACGGTGTTTAACATCGCGCAACCGATCAAAGGCGTGAAGTCCTCCACGCGGCCCCTCACGAAGCCCGGAATCATTAATCTCACCTGCGATGCCGGCCATCCCTGGATGTCAGGAACCATCATGGTGGCGGAGCACCCCTACTACGCAATAACGGACAAGGACGGCAACTTTTCGCTTGCGGATGTTCCCCCGGGGTCGTACACTCTCCGGATGTGGCATGAGGGAATTACGATCGTGAATAAGGAACTGGAACACGAGAAAGTCAAGAAGTATGAATTCGAACAGCCGTATGAGGAGAGCAGGCAGGTGACGGTGGAGCCCCAGTCAACAGTGACGGCGAATTTCGAGCTTAAGCTGAGATAG